In the Arthrobacter sp. CDRTa11 genome, GAGGAGTACATCGAAGACGTCATGTCAGCGCGCGAGTCCTACGACAGGCGCGTCACCCCGGCTGCGTTCACTTAGAGGGCGGCTGCCTTCCGCGGCCCGTGAGGCATTGGAACGGGCTGGCGTTCTCAGTACGACGTCGGACGCGTGAGCCGGGCGTCGAAGTGGCGCCTGTACTCCGTTGGGGTGGTGGAAAAGGCCGTTGCGAAGTTTTGTCGCAGGGTAACGGCGCTGCCGAAGCCGCAGTCAGCCGCAACCTGATCAACGGACAAGTCCGTCGTTTCAAGCATCCGCCGGGCAGCGTCCAGCCGCCGGATGCGTATCCATGCAGAGGGTGTTGTCCCTGTTGTTGCCCGGAAGGCGCGGACGAAGGTCCGCCGGCTCATGTGCGCTTGGGCGGCGAGGCGATCGATGCTGAGGGGCTCGCCCAGGTGGCCCAGGGCCCATTCAAGCAGGCGGGCCATCGGGTCATCTGAGGAGCGCGGCGGAACGGGGTGTTCAATGTACTGCGCCTGTCCGCCCTCCCGATGCGGGGCGATGACGAGGCTGCGGGCTACCTGGTTCGCCGCATCCGCCCCGAGACGTGCCCGGACCAGATGCAAACAGGCATCCAGTCCGGATGCCGTGCCGGCGGACGTCAAGACGTCACCATGATCGATATACAGCACTGTTTGATCAAGGAAAACATCAGGGTGGCGGACAGCAAGGGATCCGAAGGCTTGCCAGTGCGTGACTGCCCGGCGCCCGGAAAGCAGACCGGCATCGGCAACCGGGATGGCGCCAAGACATAGCCCCAGGATTGTCACACCGCGCTGGTGTGCTTCCTGAAGCACGCGCCGCAGCGGTTCGCTCGAAGCGCGGCCGTCGTCGAACCAGGAGGGCACCACCACAACGTCCGCCTCTTCCGCCGCAGCAGGGCCCTGGACCTCTCCGAGCTGATAGCCCTCTGCTGTTCGAACGTGGCCGGCCTGGTCTGAGAAGAGTACGGTCTTCCATTCCGCAAGTTCCTGACGCGTGACCTCGTCGAAAACCATCTGTGGCACAGCGAGATGGAACATGGTTACTCCGTGGAAGGCGTAGATCGCGATGCGCATCCGGTTCCTTTCACGCTTTGGCCTGAATCCATCGTATATCGGCATTCGTGCCACTGGTAGTGGTCGCCCGTGGCGGGAAGGATGGAATGGTTGCCCCCAGGCGGCAAGCGAACCACTATTCGGGAGAACTTGACCATGAACACCCCTCGCCGCGCCCTTATCCTCATCGATGTGCAGCAGCAGTACTTCAACGGACCCTTCGAGATCCAGTACCCGCCGCACCAGGAGTCCCTACCGATGATCGCGCGGGCTGTCGACGCAGCCACCGCCGCGGGCATCCCCATCGTGGCCGTACAACACAGGGCAGGTGAGGGCGCTCCGGTCTTCGCGCCAGGCACTCCCGAATTCGAACTCCACCCCGAGATCGAAGGCCGCAGAACCGAGGCATGGAAGGGAGTCGTCAAGCAGTATGGCTCCGTTTATGCGGACACCGACCTCACTGGGTGGCTGCGCGAGCAGGACGTCGACACCGTCACCCTGGTTGGTTACATGACCAACAACTGCGTCCTCGCTTCGGCCGTTGAAGCTGAGTCGCTGGGCTTCACCACCGAGGTTCTGTCGGATGCCACCGGGGCCATCAACCTCGCCAACGATGCAGGTTTCGCGGACGCAAGAACAGTCCATTCCACTCTCCTTACCCTGTTGAATTCAAACTGGGCAGCCGTGAGCACCACTGATCAGTGGGCAGGTGCCCTGGAAGCCGGGGAGGCGCTGACAAGAAGTGATCTCGGCAACTCCGCAACGGCGGGTGCCGCGCGCTTGGCCACCGCCTAACCGGCTCCCTCGGCTCCTCGCCCGGAAGAGCCGAGGAACCTTCCGGATGTCCCAACTTCCCGTTACCGCGGTCTTACACCGATGCCGCTTTCTGAGACGGTGTTTGAAGGCCACTCCTTCCCATGGGACCGTGTTCCCATGGGCAAGGTATACGGTGCAATCGACGAGCGGCTGAGAAAATTCATCGAACGGCAAGTTCTCTTTTTTGTGGCCACTGCGCCACTCTCGGGGGACGGTCATGTCAATGTCTCGCCCCGAGGGCTGCCGGGCACTTTTGCTGTCCTGGACCAGCGCACTTTTGCCTGGCTTGACGTTACCGGCAGCGGAAGCGAAACCGTCGCCCACCTCAGGGAGAACGGCCGCATCACGATTATGTTCTGCGCCTTCGACGGTCCGCCGAACGT is a window encoding:
- a CDS encoding GlxA family transcriptional regulator; amino-acid sequence: MRIAIYAFHGVTMFHLAVPQMVFDEVTRQELAEWKTVLFSDQAGHVRTAEGYQLGEVQGPAAAEEADVVVVPSWFDDGRASSEPLRRVLQEAHQRGVTILGLCLGAIPVADAGLLSGRRAVTHWQAFGSLAVRHPDVFLDQTVLYIDHGDVLTSAGTASGLDACLHLVRARLGADAANQVARSLVIAPHREGGQAQYIEHPVPPRSSDDPMARLLEWALGHLGEPLSIDRLAAQAHMSRRTFVRAFRATTGTTPSAWIRIRRLDAARRMLETTDLSVDQVAADCGFGSAVTLRQNFATAFSTTPTEYRRHFDARLTRPTSY
- a CDS encoding isochorismatase family protein, yielding MNTPRRALILIDVQQQYFNGPFEIQYPPHQESLPMIARAVDAATAAGIPIVAVQHRAGEGAPVFAPGTPEFELHPEIEGRRTEAWKGVVKQYGSVYADTDLTGWLREQDVDTVTLVGYMTNNCVLASAVEAESLGFTTEVLSDATGAINLANDAGFADARTVHSTLLTLLNSNWAAVSTTDQWAGALEAGEALTRSDLGNSATAGAARLATA